The genomic DNA AAACTATTACATGCCAGGCAGATACTGTTGTAGGTGATGAGGATATGGCCTTTAACTaaataggcaaaatcctcttgtCAAAGAGCTTATTTTCTGgagtttattcaacaaatacaaaaacAGCTAATGCTTATAAAGTACTTACCATCGCAGGCACTGTGTGCTGTACAGTGAATGTATTACCTGGTTTTAGTTTTCACAACAACCCTGTTGAGGTACCATTACCATCCTCACttccagaagaggaaacaggCTTAAAGAGGTTAAATAAACTACATAGCCAGCAAGTGGAACAGCTGGAACTTGATCTAGATGGCCTGGCTGGAGTGAGAGCTCTTAATGAGGTGTACTTGTTCTGCATGTGGCTACCAAGCTCCCTCTTTGCAAGTGTGAGGGAGTGAGGTAGAAACAGATCCGTGCGGGGAGGTTGAGAGCAGAGCCTAAATAATGGAGACTGGTAGAATTGTAGTGTCAATCTATGACTGGAAGGACCCCTTCAGCCTAGACAGCCCAGTTTATTtggggcttcctctccctccctctcttttttcATCTTCTCTTCCGAAATGTCCcccctttccatctcttttcctctaacCCGCTTTCTGCCTTCCCTTTTTTACTTTAAGTGCTTTTTACATGGTCAGTGATcattaaaatgtttcatttttcaaaacctCGTGAATTGAACATTTTGTATTTTGAGctttaggaaaaatatttaaatacaattgTGAATGGCCACCCGCAGCTAGTTTTAACCTCTGGGTCAATTGCCCTTTGGGGATAAAAAATGGTCGAGTGGAGGGCGGTTTGGCTTCCTGCTGTCATAGTCGCAGTCCTGCTCCGTCGCAGTCCGACACAGTGCGGAACCAAAGTGTGACGGTCGCCGACGTTGCCGGATTGGTTTTCCTGAGAGGCCTCGCCGCCGGTTCCTTTCGGGCTATCCGTTAGCACGCATGCGCTGCCTGCGCTTTGCTGCTTTCGCCTCGGTCTCGGGCTCTGGGATGTCCGCGTTGTGCGACCCTCCCGGGGCCCCAGGGCCTCCCGGGCCTGCCCCGGCCACCCACGGTCCCGCGCCGCTCAGGTAGTCGGAGCCCCTGGCATCTTCCCCCACCGCGCGGCCCCGCGCCGACCCCCAGCCTTCTCGGCAGAAACCCGGATACTACCTGGAGAACTCGCGTCAGGGTTCTCAGAGATTCTTGGGTCTTACCAGAATTCGGGGACTGCCTTAGCAAAACTCTGGGCTCCAGTGCCCGCACTCCCAAGATCTTGCTACTGCCTCCCCCTAAACCCAGTGCCTAGTTACCTCAGATCCCCGCCTTGCTCTCCCAAGAGTTGGGGATATTGTAACTCCTGGGAAGCCGGCTGCCCTGCCCTTTTTAAACCCTAGGGAAAACCCAGGGTCCTCTGACTCATTGAGATTCTCAGAAATCTTAGGCCTAGAAACCCACAGAATCCTTCCTTCCAGTCTTTCCCTTGCCCTCCAACGGAGACACTCCCCTCaccttagtgtttttgtttttcccttgttGGGAGGAATCAGAGAGGAATGGCACGGTCAGAGCCCTTCCAGCCCCTAGAGGATGCTCTCTTTGGCAGAAAAGGCAGTAAGAGGAAGGGCATTTTGCCTCTTCCAATAACACTGACTTCTGAATCTCTGAGCCTGAACCCTTGTGTTTTGGGAGGGGAAGGGCTGAAAGTCAGATCTTGGCTGTGCCTTGGGACAGCCTGATTCTTAGGCACACTGAAGGTGCTGGGAGGTGGTGATTTTTGTAGTGGAGTCCAAACAGTGGATGGTGAGGATGCTTGCAGAAtatgggaagaaaggggaattGGGAGGGATTTTAATAAGGGGCAAGTCTGAATTTAGGATTTTCTTTGCATTAAGAGCAAAAAGTTGTGTGTCGGGGAGTTCAGTTAAGCTGGAAAGGTGTTTTTAAAGCAGATATTATAGGAGCACAAAATATACTGCCAAATTCCATACTGAATTACTATTCATGATGGTCATAACAATACCcagtttaattttaaatatcagCTTAGGCACATAGTTTTCTTTACAGTGTAAACTGGTATAACTTTGAAATCCTTTCTTTGTGACTAATGTGTTAAcattcattaaaatttattatctaaaaaaaaatatatatatatatatatatatatatatatatatatatacactgccAAATTCAACATACTTATTGAGTACTTCCCGTATGCCAGGCACCTCAATGATTCAGTGTTGAAGAGCACAGAAATGTTTACTACCTCTTGAAGTTTATAGTCTGATTACTTAACCTtgctttccttatctgtaaagtgggatcataataatacctaccttattGGGCTgagataatacatataaagtaCTTAAGAGAGTGCCTGACACAGTTGAAGAGTTACCTAATACTGGTATtgttatttaaggaaaaatagcatttattgaatgattaGTCTGAACTAGATGTGGTGCTTAAATGCTTTATGAGCATTTTCTTATGAGAGAGGTATAGTTATCCCTATTTAAGGATACTGAAGCTCACAGAGAGAAGTTAACTTGTGCAACATTTCCTGATACTCTAAGTCTGCCTCTCTTGCTTCCTTATAGTGCTCAGGAGCTGTCCCAAGAAATCAAGGCTTTTCTGACTGGTGTTGACCCTATTCTGGGCCACCAACTCTCGGCCCGGGAACATGCTCGCTGCGGTCTTCTCCTGCTCCGCTCTTTGCCACCTGCTCGGACGGCTGTGCTTGATCACTTACGAGGAGTCTTTGATGAGAGTGTCCGGGCCCACCTGGCTGCCCTGGATGAAAGCCCTGTGTCTGGCCCACCTCACCTCCATCCACCCCCATCCTCCCATATCCCTGCTGGAGGACCTGGTCTAGAGGATGTGGTACAGGAAGTGCAGCAGGTGCTGTCTGAGTTTATCCGGGCCAACCCAAAGGCTTGGGCACCTGTCATTAGTGCATGGTCCATTGACCTCATGGGCCAACTGAGCAGCACATACTCAGGCCAGCACCAGCGTGTGCCTCATGCCACCGGCTCTCTCAATGAATTGTTGCAGCTGTGGATGGGCTGTCGGGCAACACGCACATTAATGGACATCTATGTTCAATGCCTCTCGGCTCTCATTGGTAGTTGCCCAGATGCCTGCGTGGATGCCTTGCTGGATACATCTGTCCAACATTCCCCACACTTTGACTGGGTTGTGGCCCATATTGGctcctcctttcctggcaccaTCATCTCCCGAGTTCTCTCTTGTGGCCTTAAGGATTTCTGTGTTCATGGTGGGGCCGGAGGTGGAGTCGGTAGTAGTGGAAGCTCTTCTCAGACCTCTACAGACCCCTTCCCTGGATCTCCTGCTATCCCTGGAGAGAAACGGGTGCCTAAGATTGCATCAGTTGTAGGCATCCTAGGGCACCTGGCCTCCCGCCATGGAGACAGCATCCGACGGGAGCTCCTACGAATGTTCCATGATAGCCTGGCAGGGGGCACTGGGGGCCGGAGTGGGGACCCCTCCCTTCAGGCCACGGTTCCCTTCTTACTGCAGCTGGCAGTCATGTCACCAGCTTTGCTGGGTACAGTCTCTGGAGAGCTGGTAGATTGCCTTAAGCCCCCAGCTGTGCTAAGCCAGCTGCAGCAACACCTGCAGGGATTCCCTCGAGAGGAGCTGGACAACATGCTGAACCTGGCTGTGCACCTGGTGAGCCAGGCCTCTGGGGCAGGTGCCTACCGCCTGTTGCAGTTCCTGGTGGACACAGCCATGCCTGCCTCAGTCATTACTACCCAGGGCCTGGCTGTTCCAGACACCGTGCGTGAGGCCTGTGACCGGCTGATCCAGCTGCTACTGCTGCACCTGCAAAAACTGGTTCATCACCGGGGAGGGGCTCCTGGAGAAGGGGTGCTAGGCCCACCACCACCCCCTCGCCATGTGCCCTTTCTAGATGCTCTAAGAAACCATGTTGGGGAGCTGTGTGGAGAGACATTACGGTTGGAACGGAAACGCTTCCTCTGGCAGCACCAGCTCCTGGGCCTGCTCTCTGTCTATACCCGACCTAGCTGTGGACCTGAGGCCTTGGGTCATCTCCTGAGTCGGGCCCGAAGCCCTGAAGAATTGAGTCTGGCCACCCAGTTATATGCAGGGCTGGTGGTCAGTCTCTCTGGCCTCCTGCCTCTTGCATTCCGAAGCTGCCTGGCTCGGGTACACGCAGGGACTCTGCAGCCTCCCTTTACCGCCCGGTTCCTGCGCAACTTGGCACTGTTAGTTGGATGGGAACAGCAGGGTGGTGAGGGTCCTGCAACACTAGGGGCCCGGTTTGGGGAGTCAGCCTCAGCCCATCTGTCCGACCTGGCTCCTCTCCTGCTACATCCTGAAGAAGAAGTAGCTGAAGCTGCTGCCTCTCTCTTGGCCATTTGTCCCTTTCCTCCAGAAGCCCTGTCCCCCTCCCAAGTCCTGGGACTGGTGAGAGCTGGAGTGCATCGTTTCTTTGCCGCTCTGAGGCTGCATGGCCCAGCTGGTGTGGCTTCGGCCTCCCAGCTTCTGACCCGCCTCTCTCAGACTTCCCCAGCTGGGCTCAAGGCTGTCCTGCAGCTGCTTGTTGAGGGAGCCTTACATCGGGGCAACACGGAACTGTTTGGAGGGGAAGTGGATGGGGACAATGAGACTCTTTCAGTCTCAGCTCCTTTGGCTTCTGCCTCCCTGTTGGACACAAACCGACGTCACACTGCAGCTGTCCCTGGCCCTGGAGGGATTTGGTCTGTTTTCCACGCTGGAGTCATCGGCCATGGCCTTAAGCCGCCCAAGTTTGTCCAGTCACGCAATCAGCAGGAAGTGATCTATAACAACCAGAGCCTCCTCAACCTCCTGGTGCACTGCTGCAGTGCCCCTGGGGGCACTGAATGTGGGGGCTGCTGGGGGGCTCCCACCCTGAGCCCTGAGGCAGCCAAAGCAGTCGCAGTGACCTTGGTGGAGAGTGTGTGTCCAGATGCAGCTGGTGCAGAGCTATCCTGGCCCCCTGAGGAGCACGCGCGGGCCACCGTAGAGCGGGATCTTCGCATTGGTCGGCGCTTCCGAGAACAGCCCCTGCTCTTTGAGCTGTTAAAGTTGGTAGCAGCTGCTCCCCCAGCTCTGTGCTACTGCTCCGTGTTGCTGCGGGGGCTGCTGGCAGCCCTCTTGGGGCATTGGGAAGCCTCTCGCCACCCTGATACAGCCCACTCTCCCTGGCATCTGGAGGCATCCTGCACTCTGGTGGCTGTCATGGCTGAGGGAAGCCTCCTACCACCAGCTCTGGGTAATATGCACGAGGTATTTAGCCAACTGGCACCTTTTGAAGTGCG from Manis pentadactyla isolate mManPen7 chromosome 9, mManPen7.hap1, whole genome shotgun sequence includes the following:
- the LOC118932457 gene encoding integrator complex subunit 5 isoform X1, with the translated sequence MRCLRFAAFASVSGSGMSALCDPPGAPGPPGPAPATHGPAPLSAQELSQEIKAFLTGVDPILGHQLSAREHARCGLLLLRSLPPARTAVLDHLRGVFDESVRAHLAALDESPVSGPPHLHPPPSSHIPAGGPGLEDVVQEVQQVLSEFIRANPKAWAPVISAWSIDLMGQLSSTYSGQHQRVPHATGSLNELLQLWMGCRATRTLMDIYVQCLSALIGSCPDACVDALLDTSVQHSPHFDWVVAHIGSSFPGTIISRVLSCGLKDFCVHGGAGGGVGSSGSSSQTSTDPFPGSPAIPGEKRVPKIASVVGILGHLASRHGDSIRRELLRMFHDSLAGGTGGRSGDPSLQATVPFLLQLAVMSPALLGTVSGELVDCLKPPAVLSQLQQHLQGFPREELDNMLNLAVHLVSQASGAGAYRLLQFLVDTAMPASVITTQGLAVPDTVREACDRLIQLLLLHLQKLVHHRGGAPGEGVLGPPPPPRHVPFLDALRNHVGELCGETLRLERKRFLWQHQLLGLLSVYTRPSCGPEALGHLLSRARSPEELSLATQLYAGLVVSLSGLLPLAFRSCLARVHAGTLQPPFTARFLRNLALLVGWEQQGGEGPATLGARFGESASAHLSDLAPLLLHPEEEVAEAAASLLAICPFPPEALSPSQVLGLVRAGVHRFFAALRLHGPAGVASASQLLTRLSQTSPAGLKAVLQLLVEGALHRGNTELFGGEVDGDNETLSVSAPLASASLLDTNRRHTAAVPGPGGIWSVFHAGVIGHGLKPPKFVQSRNQQEVIYNNQSLLNLLVHCCSAPGGTECGGCWGAPTLSPEAAKAVAVTLVESVCPDAAGAELSWPPEEHARATVERDLRIGRRFREQPLLFELLKLVAAAPPALCYCSVLLRGLLAALLGHWEASRHPDTAHSPWHLEASCTLVAVMAEGSLLPPALGNMHEVFSQLAPFEVRLLLLSVWGFLREHGPLPQKFIFQSERGRFIRDFSREGGGEGGPHLAVLHSVLHRNIDRLGLFSGRFQAPSPSALLRQGT